In Vitis vinifera cultivar Pinot Noir 40024 chromosome 11, ASM3070453v1, a genomic segment contains:
- the LOC132254649 gene encoding uncharacterized protein LOC132254649 — MDSQIVTVDQFAAAMASIQEAIASLGQRIDGQQAQQVPVQEDTHFDATVPPPPPHSQPAPQTIPFTLHSQTEVAPPPAIVPTPISEDPHARMDKLEQKLKQMRTSEGAITWEDFDGAPVASLPAKFRMPEIERYTGIGCPRIHLRLYSTVMRAHGLDDAQMVMLFPMSLSGAAQRWFASLEVSRRRTWDDLAQEFLRQFAFNTVIDVSRRELEALRQRPEESVTSFISRWREKISQIIDRPSERDQISMIMRSLQPRFARHLMGFPHTDFGSLVQALYGIEEGIARGLWSESSSIDPKGKRPLGGQRSGDVGAISSAGMRPSRRYQTVGQTPGYYYPPSPHVQYRPPVLSRPMTPTYLHPDSQPVFAAHVAERPPAPYTRPRAPQTTTYVQRPPRQFAQLGMPLSRAFQKLAEGGLLAPLASRPLPQPIPPRFRMDLHCSYHQGPGHDTDHCTALRHAIQDLIDQGLVNLGQPSVTTNPLPAHSTHAVHPSSGDIHHMDLIEDDSIHMLSWDDGLPEPIVLHDSYEIDGVSLVPQTPAPFSLIPDEAPFQLTHPTPLVIGCQDTFVPFTLWPEDDDSEGREIQIVTRSGRIAQPPPPPVRPFEGTTSHEEVRREDDEVLRQLQSTQARISIWSLLASSSTHRDALIRALSQIRVETTTTPEGLIHMMTAGRATCIVFSDDDLPPDGLDHVRPLYITVGCSGRRVPSVLLDNGSALNVCPLATAIALGFAHSDFGPSTQTVRAYDSTKREVMGTLMIDLQIGPATFSTLFQVLRIPTSFNLLLGRPWIHVAGAIPSSLHQKVKFIHDGQVITVQSTRDMLAYSEPVLQISHSEDDLFLTGFTFDEIQTLEIEDFHRDFVAMSFDQHSSTVVLDMMRGMTFLPGMGLGRRQQGPSEFIAAIDHDMTFGLGFIPTEADYRHMARLRKERVRARSSHTPFDYPIRPYRMSLADYFVRGSETRPCLEEIDSVVHTDRETELQHLFHQLQLSDGAPDTSFPVAINPTSPDRASMLSLCFPEEITSDGVIVDPTEAIDGVVPHDEYRDEMDMMTVSQIVGIVQLQPVSAFDMFGVSTIEVFEETQTLPVPELPEDDSSLFEGIVSPVEGASDLVDPPLSFDVLSGFVSRSDDVSVASFMDLSIFEYSPVSCDSISTSAPHSPITQIFDIDDEIAQPGSDRDSLDHDSGPIDERVSPAAGDIEIVDFGTEDQPRELKIGSSLSTDERDRLIHLLRSYLDVFAWSYEDMPGLDPSIVQHHLPTLPHARPVKQKLRRLHPRWSLQVKEEIQKQLSVGFISVVEYPEWLANVVPVPKKDGKVRVCVDFRDLNKASPKDDFPLPHIDLLVDGTAGHSMLSFMDGFSGYNQILMAPEDMEKTAFITEWGTYCYRVMPFGLKNAGATYQRAATTLFHDMMHRDVEVYVDDMIVKSRGRADHLDALERFFERIRKFRLRLNPKKCTFGVTSGKLLGHMVSERGIEVDPDKIKAILDMPAPKTEKEIRGFLGRLQYISRFIARLTDICEPIFRLLRKNHPTVWNDDCQFAFEKIKEYLLSPPVLVPPTPRRPLLLYLSVSDMALGCMLAQIDDLGKERAIYYLSKRMLEYEMRYVMIERLCLALVWATRRLRHYMTEYSVHLISRLDPLRYLFDRPALTGRLMRWLVLLTEFDIQYVSQKSIKGSIVADHLASLPTSEDRPVDDDFPDEEFVAMTSLSGWCMYFDGAANQSGYGIGVLLVSPQGDHIPRSVRLAFSDRHPATNNIVEYEACILGLETALELDIRQMEVFGDSNLVLRQIQGDWKTRDVKLRPYHAYLELLVARFDDLRYVHLPRAQNRFADALATLASSVDIPIDVVIRPLLIESRSAPAYCCLIGEIEDQDDLPWYHDIYQFLRSGTYPEVATTKDRRALRHLATRFVICGDTLYRRSADGMLLLCLDRASADRVMREVHSGVCGPHMGGHMLARKIMRTGYFWLTMETDCCQFVQKCPECQIHGDLIHAPPSELHALTSPWPFSVWGIDIIGKVSPKSSSGHEFILVAIDYFTKWVEAASYARLTSARVASFIRSHIICRYGVPHELISDRGAHFRAEVDTLLQEYGIRHHRSSAYRPQTNGAVEAANKNIKKILRKMVETSRDWSEKLPFALWAYRTSFRTSTGATPYSLVYGMEAVLPVETEIGSLRVALEQQISETEWAQARFDQLNLLDERRLRAADHVQAYQRKMARAFKKRVKPRPLQKGDLVLRILRGLIGDPRGKFRPSWSGPYVIRELTPEGAAWLTDLDGNQFSEPTNVDQLKKYYV, encoded by the coding sequence ATGGATTCTCAGATAGTTACCGTTGACCAGTTTGCTGCGGCCATGGCTTCGATccaggaggctatagctagccttggccagaggatagatgggcagcaggccCAACAGGTCCCAGTTCAGGAGGATACCCATTTTGATGCCACagtaccaccaccacctccgcACAGTCAGCCAGCACCACAGACTATACCTTTTACTCTGCATAGTCAGACTGAGGTTGCACCACCTCCTGCCATAGTGCCTACTCCGAtctcagaggacccacatgctcgtATGGATAAACTTGAGCAGAAGTTGAAACAGATGAGGACTTCAGAGGGAGCTATtacttgggaggattttgatggagcaccagtggccagtctaccggctaagttcaggatgcctgagattgagagatacacaGGCATAGGATGCCCTCGCATCCATTTGAGACTCTATAGTACTGTTATGAGGGCCCATGGACTAGATGATGCCCAGATGGTTATGCTCTTCCCTATGTCATTGAGTGGTGCTGCACAGCGTTGGTTCGCTTCATTGGAGGTATCACGCCGTAGGACTTGGGATGACTTAGCCcaggagtttttgagacagtttgcatttaacactgtcattgatgtttcgaggagagagttggaggctttgagacagaggCCGGAGGAGTCAGTCACTTCGTTTATCTCccgctggagggagaagatttcacAGATTATAGACCGTCCTTCAGAGAGAGATCAGATTAGCATGATCATGAGGAGCTTGCAGCCTAGATTTGCTAgacacttgatgggatttcctcatacggattttggatctttggtacaggctttgtatggtatagaggaGGGTATTGCTAGAGGATTGTGGTCCGAGTCTTCCTCTATTGATCCTAAGGGGAAGAGGCCTTTAGGAGGACAGAGATCAGGAGATGTTGGTGCTATCAGTTCAGCAGGGATGAGACCTTCTAGACGCTATCAGACAGTTGGGCAGACTCCTGGGTACTACTATCCACCTTCACCCCATGTGCAGTATAGGCCACCTGTTCTCTCCAGACCTATGACTCCTACCTATTTGCATCCGGACTCACAGCCTGTTTTTGCTGCACACGTCGCAGAGAGGCCTCCTGCCCCATATACTCGACCCCGAGCTCCACAGACTACTACTTATGTGCAGAGGCCACCACGTCAGTTTGCTCAGTTGggtatgcctttgagtcgaGCTTTTCAGAAGCTCGCAGAAGGTGGATTATTGGCTCCATTAGCATCCAGGCCTTTACCCCAGCCCATACCACCTCGCTTTAGGATGGACTTACATTGTTCCTACCATCAGGGGCCAGGGCATGACACGGACCATTGCACtgctttgagacatgctattcaggaTTTGATAGATCAGGGTTTGGTCAACTTGGGGCAGCCAAGTGTGACCACTAACCCTCTTCCTGCTCATTCTACACACGCAGTGCATCCATCTTCAGGAGATATTCATCACATGGACCTTATAGAGGATGACAGTATacacatgttgagttgggatgatggattaccTGAGCCGATTGTTCTACATGACAGCTATGAGATTGATGGGGTTTCATTGGTCCCTCAGACTCCTGCACCATTCAGTTTGATCCCGGACGAGGCACCATTCCAGTTGACTCATCCTACACCCTTAGTTATCGGATGTCAGGATACTTTTGTCCCTTTCACCTTATGGCCAGAGGATGATGATTCAGAGGGGAGAGAGATACAGATTGTGACTCGTAGTGGGAGGATAGCtcagccaccaccaccaccagtcAGACCATTTGAGGGTACAACCTCTCATGAGGAGGttaggagagaggatgatgaggttttgagacagctacagagcactcaggctcgtatttccatctggagtttattagcatcatccagtactcatagagatgctttgattcgagccttgagtcagatcagagtagagactaccaccactccagagggattgattcatatgatgacggctggcagggccacttgcattgtattttcagatgatgacttgccacccgATGGTTTAGACCACGTGCGCCCTCTATACATCACAGTTGGATGTTCAGGCCGTAGAGTCCCGTCTGTCCTACTGGACAACGGCTCAGCCCTGAATGTTTGCCCTTTAGCCACTGCTATAGCCCTTGGTTTCGCGCATTCAGATTTTGGTCCTTCTACTCAGACAGTCAGGGCGTATGATAGCACCAAGAGAGAGGTTATGGGTACCTTGATGATTGATTTGCAGATTGGTCCAGCCACATTTTCCACtttgttccaggttttgaggattcctacatcctttaacctgctactgggccgaccatggattcatgtagctggagctattccttcttcccttcatcagaaggtgaagttcattcatgatgggCAGGTTATCACAGTACAGTCTACCAGGGATATGTTAGCCTATTCCGAGCCAGTACTTCAGATTAGTCACAGTGAGGATGACCTATTTTTGACTGGAtttacttttgatgagatacaGACTCTCGAGATTGAGGATTTTCATAGAGACTTTGTGGCTATGTCGTTTGATCAGCACAGTAGCACAGTGGTCCTTGATATGATGAGGGGTATGACCTTTCTACCTGGCATGGGGTTAGGACGACGTCAGCAgggaccgagcgagttcatagctgccattgaccatgatatgacatttggacttggattcatccctacTGAGGCCGATTACCGTCACATGGCGCGGCTGCGCAAGGAGAGGGTGAGAGCCCGCTCATcccacacaccatttgattatcctattcgacCCTATAGGATGAGTTTGGCTGACTACTTTGTCAGAGGATCAGAGACTCGACCTTGTCTAGAGGAGATTGATAGTGTGGTTCATACAGATAGAGAGACTGAGCTTCAGCATCTATTTCACCAGCTACAGTTGAGTGATGGGGCTCCCGACACTTCTTTCCCTGTGGCGATTAATCCCACGTCTCCAGATCGAGCTAGCATGTTGTCTCTATGCTTTCCAGAGGAGATCACGAGTGATGGGGTGATTGTTGATCCTACTGAGGCgattgatggagttgttccccatgatgagtaccgtgatgagatggacatgatgaccGTGAGCCAGATTGTCGGCATTGTTCAGCTTCAGCCTGTTTCagcatttgatatgtttgggGTATCTACCATTGAGGTTTTTGAGGAGACTCAGACTCTTCCTGTTCCAGAGCTTCCAGAGGATGATAGTAGTTTGTTTGAGGGCATTGTTAGcccagttgagggagcgtccgaccttgtggacccacctctttcttttgatgttttatcgggatttgtctcccgctcTGACGATGTTTCTgttgcttcatttatggatttgagcatttttgagtATTCGCCTGTCTCTTGTGATAGTATCTCTACATCTGCACCCCACTCACCCATtacacagatatttgatatagatgatgagattgcacagccCGGTTCGGATAGGGACTCTTTGGATCATGACTCTGGTCccatagatgagagagtttcacctgctgcaGGGGACattgagattgttgattttggcacagaggatcagcctagagagctgaagattggttcatccctatctacagatgagagagatagactcatccatttactcaggtcatatttggatgtctttgcatggtcttatgaggacatgccaggtcttgatccctctatagtccagCACCATTTACCTACCCTACCACATGCTAGaccagttaagcagaaattgagacgGTTGCATCCACGTTGGAGTCTACAGgtaaaagaggagattcagaaacaactcagtgttgggttcatatcagtagttgagtatccagagtggttggctaatgtcgtccctgttcctaaaaaggatggcaaagttagggtttgtgttgacTTCAGAGATCTCAATAAAGCCAGCCCTAAAGATGACTTTCCCCTTCCAcacattgatttgttggttgatggcaccgcaggccattcgatgttgtctttcatggatgggttttcagggtataatcagattttgatggctccagaggatatggagaagacagcctttattaccgagtggggtacctactgttacagagttatgccatttgggttgaagaacgcaggagccacttatcagagagccgctaccactttgtttcatgacatgatgcatagggatgtcgaggtttacgtggatgatatgatcgtgaaatcccgaggtagaGCAGATCACTTAGATGctttagagagattctttgagaggatccggaagtttagattgaggttgaatcccaagaagtgcacctttggagtgacttctgggaaattattggggcatatggtcagtgagcggggcatagaggtcgacccagataaaatcaaagccatacttgacatgcctgcaccaaagactgagaaagagattagAGGTTTTCTGGGCAGATTACAGTACATTAGTCggttcatagccagattgacagacatatgtgagcctatctttcgtcttttgaggaagaaccatccaacagtttggaatgatgactgtcagtttgcatttgagaagatcaaggagtatttgctttctcctcctgttttagtgcctcctaCGCCAAGACGtccacttcttctatatttgtcagtttcagacatggccttgggaTGTATGTTAGCTCAGATTGATGACTTAGGAAAGGAGCGAGCTATTTACTACCTAAGTAAGAGGatgttggagtatgagatgagatatgttatgattgagcgcctttgcttagcactagtttgggctaccaggagattgaggcattacatgacagagtattcagtgcatttgatatcccgTCTAGACCCATTGAGATACTTGTTTGATAGACCTGCATTGACtggtagattgatgagatggctcgtacttttgacagagttcgatattcagtatgtttctcagaagtctattaagggaagTATTGTTGCCGATCACTTAGCCTCACTACCGACATCTGAGGACagaccagttgatgatgattttccagatgaggagtttgttgctATGACCAGCTTATCGGGATGGTgcatgtacttcgatggtgcAGCCAATCAGTCAGGGTATGGGATTGGTGTTCTATTGGTATCCCCTCAGGGCGATCACATTCCGAGGTccgttcgtttggcattctctgatcgacatcctgccacgaataacatagttgagtatgaggcttgtatccttggtttagagactgcattggagcttgacattagacagatggaggtgtttggtgactccaatctggtactCAGGCAGATTCAGGGGGATTGGAAGACTAGGGACGTGAAGCTTAGGCCATATCATGCTTATTTAGAGTTGTTGGTTGCAAGATTTGACgacttgagatatgttcatctgcctagagcgcagaaccgATTTGCTGACGCCTTAGCTACTTTAGCTTCCTCCGTGGACATTCCGATTGATGTAGTCATACGTCCATTACTGATTGAGTCCAGGTCTGCACCCgcctattgttgtttgattggagaGATAGAGGACCAGGATGAcctaccttggtatcatgacatttatcagttCCTTAGATCTGGCACATACCCTGAGGTAGCCACTACCAAGGATCGGAGAGCACTGAGGCATTTGGctactagatttgtgatttgcgGAGATACCTTGTACAGACGATCAGCTGATGGTATGCTTCTGTTGTGTTTAGATCGAGCctctgcagatcgagtgatgagagaggtccaTTCCGGAGTTTGTGGTCCCcatatgggaggacacatgctagcccgtaagattatgaggacgggctatttctggttgactatggagacagattgttgtcagtttgtccagaaatgcccagagtgtcagattcatggtgatctcattcatgcaccgccatcagagttacacgctttgacctcgccatggccattctcagtatggggtattgatattattgggaaggtttcaccaaaatcttccagtggtcacgAGTTCATCCTGgttgccatagattatttcaccaagtgggtggaggctgcatcatatgcgaggttgacatctgctagggttgctagtttcatcagatcacacatcatttgccgctatggggttcctcatgagttgatttccgaCAGAGGGGCGCACTTCCGAGCTGAGGTAGACACTTTGTTGCAGGAGTATGGCATTcgacatcatagatcttcagcatataggccacagaccaatggggcagtagaggctgcaaacaagaatattaagaagattttgaggaagatggttgagacttctcgagattggtcagagaagcttccttttgcattgtgggcgTACCGCacctcttttcgcacctctacaggagctACGCCTTACTccctagtgtatggtatggaggctgtTTTGCCAGTCGAGACAGAGATAGGCTCATTGAGAGTAGCCCTTGAGCAGCAGATTTCTGAGACagagtgggctcaggctcgatttgatcaacttaaccttttagatgagaggagattgagagcagcagatcatgttcaggcctatcagagaaagatggctcgtgccttcaagaaacgggttaagcctagaccattgcaaaaaggggacttagttttgaggattctcagaggtttgattggagaccctagaggaaagtttagacctagttggagtgggccttatgttatccgagagttaactccagaaggggctgcatggttgacagacttagatggaaaccaattttcagagcctaccaacgtggatcagctgaagaagtattatgtttga